Below is a window of Entelurus aequoreus isolate RoL-2023_Sb linkage group LG07, RoL_Eaeq_v1.1, whole genome shotgun sequence DNA.
GACAACCAGAGAGACCAAAACTCTTCTCGGGTTAAACACACCCCTCCCTCTTTAACGATCAGCTCCGTAGCTGGACGATCGCAGGCCAAAACATACTCGAGCTGTTCATGAGAAAATTTTACATTACTCAACTTGAAGATAACCCTGGCCACTTCACAaagcaataaatgtatatatttttaatcatatACTGGCTCCAatgtcaaaattttactcaaTTTGAAACCTGCTCACCAGTTGTTTCTGGTCGGGGTGCAGCTCCTTTTTCCAGGGTGATGTGGGGCCAGCATATGTATGGTCCGTGAAACAATGACACTGGACATGTGTCAATCATACAAATAGTTAGAAAGCTACATGTATGGACacataaacactttttttctgaaaaagtacCTCAGTTTCCTCCTTTTATGATGAAGTCAGCATTTCAGCATCTCCTGGAAGCACAGGGGCTGAAGGGGAATCCTTTGGCCAGCCAGGGTGAGTCCCTAAATGAGAGAGGAGGCATATTATGATACAGGGGAGGGATATTAAGATCTCTGAACAAAAATGCCTGTAAACAGCATTCAGTTTGACATACTCGGGCGCAGAGGTTTCAGTGATGCATACGGGGTCATCATATGCTTGGGCTTTCCATCCAGGGTCTCCAGCCTAACCGTATTGTTTGGAAGAACCTTCATAACTCTGTAACATCAAGGGAATGAGTTCTGGCTTGGTCATCACCAATATGACAATCATGAAACATTTTACCAGTAACGTTGTGGTTAGAATTCAATATTGCATTCAAGCATGTGAGTACATTCAGACTGAATTACAATCCTAGAGTACAATAGTCAAAGACCACCATTTAGTTacctctttcttgaattcagtgcCCTGGTCAGTGAGGATAACTTCAGGCAAACCATGAGTAAAGAAAATGTCCCTCAAGGCCTGTGGGGCAtgtcttttttgggaatgttcttGCTTCAACCCACTTGGTGAAATAATCGGTCAAAGTGAGAAAAATATCTGTTCCCCTTAGACGACTTTTTCACAGGTCCAAAGAGGTCCACACCTAGAGCATGAATTCCAGTTCTCAGTTTAGCAAATATTTGAATGTAGACTGAGTTTTTGTATAGTTGTGCGTGAAAAGGTGAGGGATGTGTGAATAAAGCCACTCACCAACCATGTACCAAGGTGATACGACCTTGACGGGCTTCAGCTCAGGCGCCTCGGTCTTTAACTTTTCAAAGCGCTGGCAGTCAGGACATGTGCGCACCTAAAAGCAGTAATAAAGGGAAACATATTGTAGATATGATTTGATTCCACAACACTTTGCGACCTACTACTAACTACTAATCTGAGTGtttcaactaaaaataaaaatgaaaagcaAATATCTTCCTTCTAGGAGCTTGCTTACCCAATCCAATGTGTCCTGTGTGATGGACCGCCAATAAAACCGGGGAGCAATCTTCGCTTGCATCCTCCGTGGTCCAAAATGGCCTGCATGGACTTCGGTTAACACAGCCACTTTCTCCTCCTCTGTCCAAATGACCCTTCTGTTCCCATGGTACAGGACCTCTTCTACACAGCACACACAATAttgtagtgaaatggtttcaacaataatgttgatttaaagtacagacatttaatagtattatatattaattaatattagtgaaatggtttcaacaataatgttgatttaaagtagtacagacatttaacattattatatattaattaatattattgaaattgtttcaacaataatgttgatttaaagtagtacagacatttaacagtattatatattaattaatcttttttgcacgttaccacgaagacagaagttcccagcagcggccctaacactccgcttgaaatgtttcgaagcctgctggtgtttgacataagtcccctgggaaagataaagacgaatatcattcagtgacaccaccattttcaggagatttcgaTTCTATCgattctatcgatcgctgtcaatgacgtaagaggaaatgactatattataaaaaataaaaaaacccagcGACAggcagtaagaggaaatgacgaacgtaagaggaaatgacgtaagtggaaatgaccccggaagtaaatgggggctaggaaggtttttgtaatgggaagaaaattggcgtgacaggtccttcactaacaggacatacgcccataaataagacttttcaaaataaaagcagcacagttgtattgcacgcacgacatatatgttttttttttatttattttgtaatttgcgatTCCAGTAGCCTAgttatttttagacccatgtagcgaggtagttTTCAGCAAAGCtaaaagctacaaagagagaaaatggactgcgaatccaggccaaaaaaaaattaatacagagAAAATAcaaagacctggatgaatgagaacattcaaacTTACAGAGAAAATCTattatgattggttggtgtttgtatgatgagtcacaattggttaaggttagggtgAAACATTAAGGACTGGCCAATCATAGGCAAGATAAAGCGGGTCATCGAAACCACAAAGCAAACAgacgacgagggagtcagagacagagggacactTCAAGCtgtcaactaaaaaaaaaaagaaacatactgaAAATGACAAATGGATTCTCTctcgcagattagatttttcctttagtgatgaagttgACGTCCacgaaactcacaataatgtgtgtccttggccatatttagacaaatgcatGCATTTGGGGAAAAACAATACTAAAACCTCAGTTTTTAGTTGCTTGctatgtaaaccaaaatcataactgctctcttcatccaagacgtccaacacaaatttaggaccacacattaaggtgagttgagttcatgaaaagttttactgcacatatacATTATCAACtgtgacccctagaggtagttgtagggtgccccaagctaaatgacagatagtaatagtaatgcagtgtttttcaaccttttttgagccaaggcacattttttgtgtttaaaaaatccggaggcacaccaccagcagaaatcattaaaaaaccaaactcagttgacagtaaaaagttgttgtcgcaattgttggatatgactttaaaccataaccaaccatgcatcactatagctcttgtctcaaagtaagtgtactgtcacgacctgtcacatcacgccatgacttatttggagtgcgatatttcccgcatctactttgttttagcaatcaagaatattttagttgtttttatccttctttgtggggacattgttgattgtcatgtcatgtacggatgtacattgtggacgccgtctttgctccacagtaagtctttgctgtcgtccagcattctgtttttgtttactttgtagccagttcagttttagtttcgttctgcatagccttcccttagctttaatgccttttcttaggggcactcaccttttgtttatttttggtttaagcattagaaacctttttacctgcacactgcctcccgctgtttccgacatctacaaagcaattagctacctgctgccacctactgatatggaagagtataacacggtttctctgccgagctctagacagtacagacactcaacaacaacacatcatttgcggactataattactggtttgcaaaaaatattttttaacccaaataggtgaaattacataatctcccacggcacaccacacTGTATCTCGCGGCGCactagcacagtggttgaaaaataaTGTAGTAATggataggggtgtgggaaaaaatcgattcgaattcgaatcgcgattctcacgttgtgcgattcacaatcgattctcatttttaaaaaatcgatttattttaattttttattttaatttttattattattatttatttattttattattattttttaaaaattaatcaatccaacaaaacaatacacagcaataccataacaatgcaatccaattccaaaaccaaacccgacccagcaacactcagaactgcaataaacagagcaattgagaggagacacaaacacgacacagaacaaaccaaaagtagtgaaacaaaaaggaatattatcaacaacagtatcaaaattagttacaatttcaacatagcagtgattaaaaatccctcattgacattatcattagacatttataaaacatttaaaaaaagaacaatagtgtcacagtggtttacacttgcatcacatctcataagcttgacaacacactgtgtccaatattttcacaaagacaaaagaagtcatatttttggttcatttaatagttaaaacaaattgacattattgcaattagttgatgaaacattgtcctttacaattataaaagctttttaccaaaatatactactctgcttgcatgtcagcagactggggtagatcctgctgaaatcctatgtattgaatgaattgagaatcgttttgaatcgagaaaaaaattgtttttgaatcgagaatcgtgttgaattgaaaaaaaaaaatcgattttgaatcaaattgtgaccccaatcgatattgaatcgaatcgtgggacacccaaagattcacagccctagtaatggacccttattggttccaattgtacactctcagttacattaacattaatattaTAAATGTGGGCCCATTACATGTAAATGGTGTTAAATGGGGGTCTGTATCTTAATGCGTGTCCTAATGGGggtcatatatatttatacatatgtaactTTATAGCAAGCTACTTTTACCGTGTGGCTTGTCATGTAGCTCACTACAATTCTCTAGCgatgtagtttagctacatttaatcgagaataACGTGTTGCTTAGTtttctacattttccaagtagcttgcccatcactgcatgTACTGTGGTAGTTTTAGGCCCAGTTAGTTACTGAACTACTGTGAGCTTCATAAAATGCTCAAACGGTGTCAAAGTGTGTCTCCTTTCGCCAAGACTCGACACGTTCTACCACTTTTGTCTGGACAttgagtaaaaagaaaaaaaaaactagaaaaacaCGAAATGCAAGTAAAAAATAAGCCCACGGCGGTGCTGTGTTCATGTATATCCGTATTTTCTAGTATCTCCCGAAACTATTCATCCTAACAAGGTcaatgaaaaaacaaacacactgTAGAACTTTTAGATGATGTGAAAATACACAGTAACCATGTTTTCAGTATTTGTGGAATAATAACCCTGTGGATTATAAATGGGTAATTGTTCCTTTGTTCGCTTTCCCACACGTCTGAAGGCAACACAAGCATGTCACGTGACTTTCGCAAGCCCACTACCAAAACATCCTTGAGCAGCAGCAGAACACTTGTCAACAACACGCTCGCCTTCAGCTTATCAGACCTCCGAAACTCCCCTGCGATTAAACGCCGAAGCTTCATAAAGATATCGCTCACCTGTCCAGCAGACAGGCCGTCTCAATGCATTTCCGAGGACCGAAAACACCGAGGGCACCATGGATGCAAACGATTTGTTTAGTAGTTGCAGAAAGGGCGACGTTTGTAGAGTCAGGTAACTATGCAGCATTTGTTTACAAGTACACGGCGGTACGTGCAACCTCGTCGGTGACCCATTTTCTTTTGctggtttttaaaaggaaaacagTAGCCTTTGACCTAGAGCTAAAGCTAATGCTAAATGCATCGGCTCTGGAAGTAGGGCAGGATGGTAGAgctgatagatggatagatagatagtgcTGGTGTtggctatctatctatctatctaccgatctatctatctatctatctaacttCTCATTTTGCACATTTAGCATAAATCGATTACCGTTAGAAGTCATTCTGTGATTCTCAGCATGATCACATGTGTGCATGCAGATTGTATGTGATGTAATGTTATAACACTAATTCGCCCTCCACTGAAACTAATACTAATACACATTGCACATTCCATTACATTGCAAAATCAAAAAATAAGCATCGATATACAACATTCTATAATGTCACATGCACGCTGTATGAATGTGTAATCAAAACAGAATGATAGCATTATACATCCACCATATCGCGCATGCGCAGCTGTGGGCGGAGTGCTGCAGTCTTTATGCCGTGACGTCATGTTAAACgttttgtatacagtatataagccGACAAGATTTGCAATTCCGAATGAtaattgtttgatttattatatatttgcCATCCAGACTTACAGGTATCCATTGTGTTGCCTTGTAcaggtgcaatgacaataaaattgaATAAACtttggtactccggcttccttccacctccaaagacatgcacctggggataggttgattggcaacactaaattggccctagtgtgtgaatgttgtctgtctatctgtgttggccctgggatgaggtggcgacttgtccggggtgtaccccgacttttgcccgaatgcagctgagataggctccagcaccccccccccccccgcgaccccgtaagggacaagcggtagaaaatggatggatggatgaactgtTACTCAATTAAATCTCCATTGACATATTCTTATCACCAAATGTTTGGCAGATACCTCGTTGAACAAAAAGACATGGACCTCAATGTAAGAGATAAATGGGACAGCAGCCCCTTGTAAGTCACATTCAGACAAGCAGCATCATGACTTGTATTGGCACAGAGACAATAACCATTTCACTTGTGTGTCTGCCAGGTATTATGCCTGTCTCTGTGGCCACGAGGAACTTGTCCAGTACCTACTGGCAAGTGGTAAGTGTAACATTGACAAAACCTAAATCTTACTTTGCACACACTCTTTCTTATTTTATGTTGTCTCTCTCTGTTTTGCAATGCAGGGGCCAAATGTGAGGCAAACACATTTGATGGCGAGCGGTGCCTGTACGGCTCACTGAGCGACTCGATCCGACGACTGCTCAAAgagtacaagtgtgtgtgtgttcgcgtCATGCATCGTGATGATTTTAACTACTTCCTGCACATGTAAGATCCCTGTTTGAATATAGTGCCTACAGTGTCCTGTATTGGATGGCACTGAGTCTTGAATGTGTACTTCACCTTGTGTATTGCCTCAATGAACCTGCAGAACCGCCCTACAGTAATTTTTGCTCTGTCGTCAGGTTGTTGGAGCAGGGATATCACAGTGACATCCAGTTCCTCGTTCACGGGCAGACCTTCACGGCACACCGATGCGTGCTCAGTGCACTTTCAGAGTACTTCACAGAAATGTTTGCGACCAAATGGAAAAACAAAACCTTGATCCACCTTAAACATCCTTTGGTACGTCCACTTAATTGAGATGGAGTCATTGCTGTATCTTGCTCATGAAATGTTCAGGTCTGCGTTTTAAACATGTACTGGTTATTGCTTAATTTCAGATAAACCCTGCAGCTTTTGGAGCCATCCTGCAATATTTATATACAGGTGAGCATATTTTACAGCTACCACTTACCAAGAACAATGCAACAGAGGTTTAGCATGCCATACAATTCACATGATTTCCTGATAATTCCCTATCCGATAATAATAATTTTCATTTTAGCTACATATACTGTGTacacaaaaaataacaataaattacactacattttataaaatgtatatGATGTTACTTTTTATATAATTCATACCTCAACTCagtagcttaattggttctgtgacatagCTTTTTACTCAAAACggtcccattgaaattaattgaaatcaatttaattggtgcgtGCCCCCCCCTCTAAACATCacaattttaacatttaacatacCCTTTTAAAAAGAACATACTTTTAGATAAGACATGTTGTATAAAAACAATGCATTAGAAAGTACTACAAACcaatacagtagttttatgaagtaatataataataacagtgtttcccataaactgccaagatacctgtggcggtgggggcgtggccatgggcgtggtcaccatgacatcatcgagtaatttgcataatttactacaatgatttgattttctctaaaaaggctcaaaaaatgtatacttactaattaataataacagttttgttttaaacgtccatccatccatccatccatccattttacaatataattacaacactatgtacatatttatatacagatttgaacaataagttattcactgaaatatatttattaattgtggttcttacaaaaaatatatcttataaaatatgaaagctaaaatgtctcaaagctccgcccctttaattattgcatactaaataatttaactttagcctactactacaaccatattatttaccagcaacataaagtgaaacagaggcagaggtgtcctccctacacttaaccatgtgtttcctactgcctgccgactttgcaccctttgttatatacacatgttgtgtttctaatataaatacatttaataaagtcaaatacaaataaggcaacaagagaagtatcctacacttctcttttgtaaagtaaatctgaacagccgatatgggcatctacatcaactatatgatttgcctgtgaagctggagaggacaaaaaaaatttttttaaatattttttttatatttgtggcggacgtaattctttcgtggcgggccgccacaaataaatgaatgtgtgggaaaccctgaataatgtacagcatttgagctgacttctacagtatctcttTTGAGCTGGCTCTCCGTCAAACAGATCATCAGCAGATTTTTCCatgtttttatggataaatgtctgccgttataattttaacatttttgtctggtgttcgactcattctgcttcagtaggaTGCAGTTAGCGACGTGCTTTGTCATGTttttctttgattcaataaatatcgtccacttcttctcagcactgtccttcacacacacactttcttccttcccatggttggaaaacaaagttattccCACCTCTAGCTATAAATTAATGCTAACGAGTAAGATCTTACAGTGTTCACAgtgacatttgctatgccaactaatggcggggatgctttaACTCAAATTTCTGCTTGTGACTTCAAGCATAACAGTTAGCTGAGAGACAgcacttatctcaaaacacttttGAGTTGGGATGCCACTGTATTATGATATCAATCTATTTAGCTATGTGTGAATACATAGACACATTTGAAATATAATCAGCATTTGTGATCTGATGCTACAGGACGTATGAATATTGATGTGAGCCTCATAGATGACTGCAGACGACTCGCTAAACAGTGCAAAATGCCAGATCTCATTGAGGAGCTGGAGATAAAATGCAAACAGgtgtacaactttggtaagagGCTGTTTGGAAAATAGACAACAAAGGAACATGTTTTATGCttgacttcctgttttatttttggcTCTGAAGTTTCCAACAAGCCAGGTGTCTGTGTGAAAGTTCTCAGCCTGGAGCCTCATAACTGTCAGCTGCAGGAGGACTTGGCCCAGTTGGCAGACTGTGCAGTGCCTCCGCAGCTCAGAGTAAGCACCGTTTTTACTAGCATGTCCTATAGTGCCTCTTTTAACATCCAAATCCGTCAATTTGTTTTCCAGGTTGGATTTGGGGAACTTCCCTTCAACAAGGTGGACCACTTTCCCACCTATCCTGACGTGTGCTTTAGAGTCGATGATTATGATTTCTTGTGTCATAAGGTACAAAGTGCTGACATTGTTACTATGCTGTCACACAAATAGAGTATTTCATTGttggtgtctgtgtgtgttttccCAGGTGTTTTTCAGTGGACGGAGTGATTACTTTAAAGCTTTACTGCAGGACCATTTCAGCGAGGGGGAGCAGCTTCTCCATCAGCCAAGCATGCCAGTGATAACTCTACACAACATCTCCCATCAGATCTTCATCCACATCATGTATTACATCTACAGCAACGACACACAGGTTGGCGAACATgctttgtatacattttttgcaCATTGCGGATGTTTAATTGCCTTTCTGTTGTAAGA
It encodes the following:
- the abtb1 gene encoding ankyrin repeat and BTB/POZ domain-containing protein 1 isoform X2, producing MDANDLFSSCRKGDVCRVRYLVEQKDMDLNVRDKWDSSPLYYACLCGHEELVQYLLASGAKCEANTFDGERCLYGSLSDSIRRLLKEYKCVCVRVMHRDDFNYFLHMLLEQGYHSDIQFLVHGQTFTAHRCVLSALSEYFTEMFATKWKNKTLIHLKHPLINPAAFGAILQYLYTGRMNIDVSLIDDCRRLAKQCKMPDLIEELEIKCKQVYNFVSNKPGVCVKVLSLEPHNCQLQEDLAQLADCAVPPQLRVGFGELPFNKVDHFPTYPDVCFRVDDYDFLCHKVFFSGRSDYFKALLQDHFSEGEQLLHQPSMPVITLHNISHQIFIHIMYYIYSNDTQVTRDNVFDILCMADMYLLPGLKRLCGKTLAQSISEHNVMHLWKTAKLFRLSRLEDQCSEFMAKIIELLVEKEEFAEMVKEDAALLEKRHETDSVPLVDDIRYHIASNVQTYSEIEEANQKLEALEELLSSIDIDC
- the abtb1 gene encoding ankyrin repeat and BTB/POZ domain-containing protein 1 isoform X1; protein product: MDGWMNCYSIKSPLTYSYHQMFGRYLVEQKDMDLNVRDKWDSSPLYYACLCGHEELVQYLLASGAKCEANTFDGERCLYGSLSDSIRRLLKEYKCVCVRVMHRDDFNYFLHMLLEQGYHSDIQFLVHGQTFTAHRCVLSALSEYFTEMFATKWKNKTLIHLKHPLINPAAFGAILQYLYTGRMNIDVSLIDDCRRLAKQCKMPDLIEELEIKCKQVYNFVSNKPGVCVKVLSLEPHNCQLQEDLAQLADCAVPPQLRVGFGELPFNKVDHFPTYPDVCFRVDDYDFLCHKVFFSGRSDYFKALLQDHFSEGEQLLHQPSMPVITLHNISHQIFIHIMYYIYSNDTQVTRDNVFDILCMADMYLLPGLKRLCGKTLAQSISEHNVMHLWKTAKLFRLSRLEDQCSEFMAKIIELLVEKEEFAEMVKEDAALLEKRHETDSVPLVDDIRYHIASNVQTYSEIEEANQKLEALEELLSSIDIDC